From Styela clava chromosome 6, kaStyClav1.hap1.2, whole genome shotgun sequence, one genomic window encodes:
- the LOC120331147 gene encoding arrestin domain-containing protein 2-like: MGKLSMFGITLEGNRTVYFPGDFIKGQVLIQVTEPMKMKAIKIKFVGRAYVHWSETHTTGSGENQRTETRHYSATENLFEQTVIVHGEGANEQTKLPQGQHVFPFQYQLPAPLPSSYEAFFRQHWIH; the protein is encoded by the exons ATGGGAAAATTATCAATGTTTGGAATTACATTGGAAGGGAACAGAACAGTATATTTCCCAGGCGATTTCATTAAAGGACAGGTTTTGATTCAAGTAACTGAGCCAATGAAGATGAAAG CTATTAAAATCAAGTTTGTCGGCAGAGCATACGTTCATTGGTCTGAAACACACACAACAGGATCAGGCGAAAATCAACGAACCGAAACTCGACATTATTCTGCAACTGAGAACCTATTCGAACAGACTGTCATCGTACACGGAGAAG GCGCCAATGAACAGACTAAGCTTCCACAAGGACAACatgtgtttccatttcagtaTCAATTGCCGGCTCCACTTCCGTCGTCTTATGAAG CATTTTTCAGACAGCATTGGATACATTAG
- the LOC144424467 gene encoding arrestin domain-containing protein 3-like produces MSDPVWQGAAGLDLTPSGHSDTKTLCCWCCTSGPIEAEFHTDRSGYVPGEYILINAAITNSSNSKVKYTSAQLMQNVTYHATTKTRNDSRVVNTITGPGVGKRATENWTNERLQIPPLPPSELLHCRIIDISYSVIFQAHLRTCAVDMRLYAPITIGTIPIRSLQMYGNQPPQPIGIEPLAVTPSAPPNESFPPNPLPNPEQATSAYPTPGTFNLPPPSYASATGGGAIIKDDDDGYTMGDTSFTPQYTYYDWNQSTFTSNK; encoded by the exons atgtctGACCCAGTTTGGCAAGGTGCTGCGGGTTTGGATTTG ACTCCTTCTGGACATTCAGACACAAAAACTCTTTGCTGCTGGTGTTGTACGAGTGGGCCGATCGAGGCAGAATTTCACACTGACAGATCTGGTTACGTCCCAGGggaatatattttgataaatgcTGCCATCACTAATTCAAG TAACAGCAAAGTTAAATACACGTCTGCACAGTTAATGCAAAATGTGACGTATCACGCAACAACCAAGACAAGGAATGATTCCCGAGTTGTCAACACAATAACTGGGCCTGGAGTTGGTAAACGTGCGACTGAAAATTGGACTAACGAAAGACTTCAGATTCCCCCGCTACCCCCCTCTGAACTACTACACTGCAGAATTATTGACATATCTTATTCTGTGATT TTCCAGGCTCACCTGAGAACATGTGCCGTTGACATGCGTTTATACGCACCAATCACAATCGGAACCATTCCAATTCGCAGTTTACAAATGTATGGGAACCAGCCCCCCCAACCAATTGGTATCGAACCACTAGCCGTAACACCAAGCGCTCCTCCAAACGAAAGTTTTCCACCCAACCCCTTGCCGAATCCAGAGCAAGCAACAAGCGCTTATCCTACGCCGGGAACTTTTAATC TGCCCCCTCCCTCATACGCATCAGCAACCGGGGGTGGAGCAATAATAAAAGATGATGATGATGGATATACAATGGGAGACACATCCTTCACACCTCAGTATACTTACTACGATTGGAATCAATCGACTTTCACTTCCAACAAATAA
- the LOC120331121 gene encoding arrestin domain-containing protein 17-like, whose product MGKLTQFGLLFNEERAVYFPGNTISGQLVVQLSSPMEMKAIRIKFVGRAHVHWTERHSTGSGKNRRTTTRHYSATENLFQQAVNVHGEGINNQNTLPQGHHVFPFQFQLPAPLPSSYEDHVGYIRYHIKGTIDKPWKFDHNTKRAFTVLDSLDLNAISSVMSPSGGQDSKHLCCLCCQSGPIEMEFHTDRSGYVPGEYILLNGTITNSSNSKVEASSAQLIKRVTYHATSKSKTVCQEVARINGPPVPKHGSVTWTNERLHIPPLPPSEVNHCRIIDIVYFVQFQAHLRACAIDLRADCGMTIGTIPLQSLDLYRNATPSEVPSAPSLPLSLAATAPPAAPQPLGFAPTQYSHNPPPPSYAAATGEEAYNIKDEDDNEYTMGETSYKPQYTYYDWNESAFTYN is encoded by the exons ATGGGGAAGCTTACACAGTTTGGATTATTGTTCAATGAAGAAAGAGCTGTTTATTTCCCTGGAAATACTATTAGTGGCCAACTTGTAGTTCAACTCAGCAGTCCTATGGAAATGAAAG CCATTAGAATCAAATTTGTTGGTCGAGCTCATGTGCATTGGACTGAACGGCATAGCACAGGATCAGGGAAAAATCGCAGAACAACAACTCGGCATTATTCTGcaactgaaaatttatttcagcaaGCAGTGAATGTGCATGGAGAAg GAATAAACAATCAGAATACACTCCCACAAGGACATCATGTATTTCCTTTTCAATTCCAACTGCCAGCTCCACTACCATCATCATACGAAG ACCATGTTGGTTATATTCGATATCACATAAAAGGCACTATTGATAAACCATGGAAATTTGACCACAATACGAAACGTGCCTTCACTGTTCTTGATTCTTTGGATCTCAATGCTATTTCGAGTGTTATG AGTCCTTCAGGAGGCCAAGACTCGAAACATCTCTGTTGTTTATGCTGTCAGAGTGGACCAATTGAAATGGAATTTCACACAGACAGATCTGGTTATGTACCCGGTGAATACATATTACTCAATGGGACGATCACAAATTCCAG taataGTAAAGTTGAGGCTTCTTCAGCACAGTTGATAAAGAGAGTAACATATCATGCAACTTCCAAATCAAAGACTGTGTGTCAAGAAGTTGCAAGAATAAATGGACCTCCTGTCCCAAAACATGGAAGCGTAACATGGACGAATGAAAGGCTGCATATTCCTCCTCTTCCCCCATCAGAAGTAAATCACTGCAGGATCATTGATATAGTGTATTTTGTTCAG TTTCAAGCTCATCTCAGGGCCTGTGCCATAGATCTTCGTGCAGATTGTGGAATGACCATTGGTACCATTCCCCTGCAAAGTCTGGATTTGTACAGGAATGCTACCCCGTCAGAAGTTCCTAGCGCACCATCGCTGCCACTTTCTCTTGCTGCCACGGCACCCCCTGCTGCACCACAACCGCTAGGATTTGCACCAACACAATATAGCCACAATC CACCACCACCATCCTATGCTGCAGCCACGGGCGAGGAAGCCTATAATATAAAAGACGAGGATGACAATGAATACACCATGGGGGAAACTTCCTACAAACCACAATACACTTATTATGATTGGAATGAATCTGCTTTTACTTATAATTAG